The following coding sequences lie in one Salmo salar chromosome ssa13, Ssal_v3.1, whole genome shotgun sequence genomic window:
- the LOC106567228 gene encoding peptidyl-prolyl cis-trans isomerase FKBP1A has protein sequence MGVEIETITPGDGQTFPKKGQTCVVHYVGSLTDGTKFDSSRDRGTPFKFKIGKQEVIRGWEEGVGQMSVGQRATLTCTPDFAYGSKGHPGIIPPNSTLIFDVELMGLE, from the exons ATGGGAGTAGAGATCGAGACCATAACCCCGGGTGATG GCCAGACATTTCCCAAAAAAGGGCAGACATGCGTTGTGCATTATGTCG GCTCACTGACTGATGGAACCAAGTTTGACTCATCCCGGGACAGAGGCACGCCTTTCAAGTTCAAGATTGGCAAGCAGGAGGTGATCCGTGGCTGGGAGGAGGGGGTTGGCCAG ATGAGCGTGGGCCAGAGGGCGACCCTGACCTGCACGCCGGACTTCGCCTATGGCAGCAAAGGGCACCCTGGCATCATCCCACCCAACTCTACACTAATCTTTGATGTGGAGCTGATGGGCCTGGAGTGA
- the snpha gene encoding syntaphilin isoform X2, giving the protein MSLPQSRKPSAGQRRRPVATSSGCHSYIDASNTNTYPGRASEGSPTARTYPGTPKHQVKHATCSDNHGIRPPTPEQYLTPLQQKEVCIRHLRARLRENVQRLQHRDSEIAEMKTQLCRMQEDWIVEECHRVEAQLALKQARREIQHLHEVVETVRSNLGTPEKAPYDKKPYLSPQRPRPAKSRSCGCSPASTLSRSTAYTRLSSEALYVDRNGNAPEPDLRAAAQVERGRTHLLLEAALLSEQQTPSGPALVHGPSSSTMPRSSTYERLCSGGAVLPVSHSCHSLSNSCMCSGHTYLPHHHLFLHLPQEEPPAAVVAAAAIPVREAKPEVRSQACSPTMTWVSEEGGGEELSIISLATTNITPAYSEQQLFPPSLSSSSPPQPFPPSLSFSPSPQLSYNLEPLSSDGHVEMTMMPTVAQTCQPKPGPMLSPERQGGVTGVEDEEKGEAVEAVEVDGENVVGGEEGEDGAPQRNFWSRYFLVDLLAVAMPVVPTVAWLCHGAPREVMPVYHIGSLLRGCCAVALHSLRRGGRGRGPTSMNGATNI; this is encoded by the exons ATGTCACTCCCTCAAAGTCGGAAGCCCTCTGCAGGTCAGCGCAG GCGGCCAGTGGCCACTAGCAGTGGGTGCCATTCCTATATCGATGCCTCCAATACCAACACTTACCCCGGCAGGGCTAGTGAGGGTAGTCCTACAGCCCGGACATATCCTGGCACACCTAA GCATCAGGTGAAGCATGCAACCTGCAGTGATAACCATGGGATTCGGCCCCCCACACCAGAGCAGTACCTCACCCCGCTGCAGCAGAAGGAGGTGTGTATCAGACACCTGCGAGCCAGGCTGAGGGAGAATGTCCAGAGGCTGCAGCACAG ggaCAGTGAGATAGCTGAGATGAAGACCCAGCTGTGTCGGATGCAGGAGGACTGGATAGTGGAAGAGTGTCACCGTGTGGAGGCCCAGCTGGCTCTGAAGCAGGCGCGCAGGGAGATCCAGCACCTGCACGAGGTCGTGGAGACAGTACGATCAAACCTCGGCACCCCAGAAAAAGCCCCCTATGACAAAAAGCCATACCTCTCACCGCAGAGGCCCCGGCCTGCAAAGTCTCGCTCCTGTGGGTGCTCCCCAGCCAGCACCCTGAGCCGCAGCACCGCCTACACCCGGCTGAGCAGTGAGGCCCTCTATGTGGACCGCAATGGAAACGCCCCAGAGCCTGACCTGCGTGCAGCGGCACAGGTAGAAAGGGGGCGGACCCACCTGCTACTGGAGGCGGCCCTTCTGTCAGAGCAGCAAACCCCGTCTGGCCCCGCCCTGGTCCACggcccctcctcctctaccatgCCACGCTCCTCCACCTACGAGAGGCTGtgcagtggaggggctgtgctgccCGTCTCCCACTCCTGCCACTCCCTGAGTAACAGCTGCATGTGCAGTGGACACACCTACCTCCCTCATCACCACCTCTTCCTTCACCTCCCCCAGGAGGAGCCCCCGGCTGCAGTGGTGGCAGCTGCTGCTATCCCCGTGAGGGAGGCAAAACCGGAGGTCCGATCCCAGGCCTGCAGCCCCACCATGACCTGGGTctcagaggaaggagggggagaggagctcAGCATCATCTCCCTGGCAACTACCAACATCACCCCAGCCTACTCAGAGCAACAGCTGTTCCCTCCCTCcttgtcttcctcctctcccccgcAGCCATTCCCTCCCTCCttgtctttctccccttctccccagcTCTCCTACAACCTAGAGCCACTGTCTTCAGATGGCCATGTGGAGATGACAATGATGCCAACAGTGGCCCAAACCTGCCAGCCCAAGCCTGGGCCAATGTTGTCACCAGAGAGGCAAGGAGGCGTGACAGGGGTGGAGGATGAAGAGAAGGGTGAAGCTGTTGAGGCTGTTGAAGTTGACGGTGAAAACGTtgtgggaggggaagagggagaggacggTGCTCCCCAGCGGAACTTCTGGAGCCGATACTTCCTGGTGGACCTGTTGGCAGTGGCCATGCCGGTGGTGCCGACAGTGGCCTGGCTGTGTCATGGGGCCCCGCGGGAGGTCATGCCTGTGTACCACATCGGTTCTCTGCTACGGGGTTGCTGCGCTGTGGCCCTTCACTCTCTGCGACGCGGGGGACGTGGCCGTGGCCCCACAAGCATGAATGGGGCGACCAATATCTGA
- the snpha gene encoding syntaphilin isoform X1, with amino-acid sequence MYCFSTIVFNRLPPDYVHSVFSMFVHYVLCSPSLSHLPSFPLGASSRWSTPMSLPQSRKPSAGQRRRPVATSSGCHSYIDASNTNTYPGRASEGSPTARTYPGTPKHQVKHATCSDNHGIRPPTPEQYLTPLQQKEVCIRHLRARLRENVQRLQHRDSEIAEMKTQLCRMQEDWIVEECHRVEAQLALKQARREIQHLHEVVETVRSNLGTPEKAPYDKKPYLSPQRPRPAKSRSCGCSPASTLSRSTAYTRLSSEALYVDRNGNAPEPDLRAAAQVERGRTHLLLEAALLSEQQTPSGPALVHGPSSSTMPRSSTYERLCSGGAVLPVSHSCHSLSNSCMCSGHTYLPHHHLFLHLPQEEPPAAVVAAAAIPVREAKPEVRSQACSPTMTWVSEEGGGEELSIISLATTNITPAYSEQQLFPPSLSSSSPPQPFPPSLSFSPSPQLSYNLEPLSSDGHVEMTMMPTVAQTCQPKPGPMLSPERQGGVTGVEDEEKGEAVEAVEVDGENVVGGEEGEDGAPQRNFWSRYFLVDLLAVAMPVVPTVAWLCHGAPREVMPVYHIGSLLRGCCAVALHSLRRGGRGRGPTSMNGATNI; translated from the exons ATGTATTGCTTTTCCACAATAGTTTTTAACAGATTACCTCCTGACTATGTCCATTCTGTTTTCTCTATGTTTGTACATTATGTATTATGCAGTCCATCTTTGAGCCATCTTCCTAGTTTTCCTCTTGGAGCCAGCAGCAGGTGGTCCACACCCATGTCACTCCCTCAAAGTCGGAAGCCCTCTGCAGGTCAGCGCAG GCGGCCAGTGGCCACTAGCAGTGGGTGCCATTCCTATATCGATGCCTCCAATACCAACACTTACCCCGGCAGGGCTAGTGAGGGTAGTCCTACAGCCCGGACATATCCTGGCACACCTAA GCATCAGGTGAAGCATGCAACCTGCAGTGATAACCATGGGATTCGGCCCCCCACACCAGAGCAGTACCTCACCCCGCTGCAGCAGAAGGAGGTGTGTATCAGACACCTGCGAGCCAGGCTGAGGGAGAATGTCCAGAGGCTGCAGCACAG ggaCAGTGAGATAGCTGAGATGAAGACCCAGCTGTGTCGGATGCAGGAGGACTGGATAGTGGAAGAGTGTCACCGTGTGGAGGCCCAGCTGGCTCTGAAGCAGGCGCGCAGGGAGATCCAGCACCTGCACGAGGTCGTGGAGACAGTACGATCAAACCTCGGCACCCCAGAAAAAGCCCCCTATGACAAAAAGCCATACCTCTCACCGCAGAGGCCCCGGCCTGCAAAGTCTCGCTCCTGTGGGTGCTCCCCAGCCAGCACCCTGAGCCGCAGCACCGCCTACACCCGGCTGAGCAGTGAGGCCCTCTATGTGGACCGCAATGGAAACGCCCCAGAGCCTGACCTGCGTGCAGCGGCACAGGTAGAAAGGGGGCGGACCCACCTGCTACTGGAGGCGGCCCTTCTGTCAGAGCAGCAAACCCCGTCTGGCCCCGCCCTGGTCCACggcccctcctcctctaccatgCCACGCTCCTCCACCTACGAGAGGCTGtgcagtggaggggctgtgctgccCGTCTCCCACTCCTGCCACTCCCTGAGTAACAGCTGCATGTGCAGTGGACACACCTACCTCCCTCATCACCACCTCTTCCTTCACCTCCCCCAGGAGGAGCCCCCGGCTGCAGTGGTGGCAGCTGCTGCTATCCCCGTGAGGGAGGCAAAACCGGAGGTCCGATCCCAGGCCTGCAGCCCCACCATGACCTGGGTctcagaggaaggagggggagaggagctcAGCATCATCTCCCTGGCAACTACCAACATCACCCCAGCCTACTCAGAGCAACAGCTGTTCCCTCCCTCcttgtcttcctcctctcccccgcAGCCATTCCCTCCCTCCttgtctttctccccttctccccagcTCTCCTACAACCTAGAGCCACTGTCTTCAGATGGCCATGTGGAGATGACAATGATGCCAACAGTGGCCCAAACCTGCCAGCCCAAGCCTGGGCCAATGTTGTCACCAGAGAGGCAAGGAGGCGTGACAGGGGTGGAGGATGAAGAGAAGGGTGAAGCTGTTGAGGCTGTTGAAGTTGACGGTGAAAACGTtgtgggaggggaagagggagaggacggTGCTCCCCAGCGGAACTTCTGGAGCCGATACTTCCTGGTGGACCTGTTGGCAGTGGCCATGCCGGTGGTGCCGACAGTGGCCTGGCTGTGTCATGGGGCCCCGCGGGAGGTCATGCCTGTGTACCACATCGGTTCTCTGCTACGGGGTTGCTGCGCTGTGGCCCTTCACTCTCTGCGACGCGGGGGACGTGGCCGTGGCCCCACAAGCATGAATGGGGCGACCAATATCTGA
- the LOC106567227 gene encoding double-strand-break repair protein rad21 homolog, which yields MMFYTQLFTSKRGPLAKIWLAAHWERKITKTHVFECNLESTIKDIISPQIKIGLRTSGHLLLGIVRIYFRKAKYLLADCNDAVVKIKVAFRPGQTDMPVEALEATLKAITLMEDFTDFDSQLPDANAIGVVDHFSLNQCRTEDITLKEDFGNSFLTFEDFGDETQSHQGGMLDVSFLSLAQQGDAFGDENTGLDILGDVLTGLDFLEAEQQNMLPETALMDVNQEGRPDSSTTSVPMEEDHPVLNDTTLLGNEEEGFALEPVTVTPTLERKKGKRRRRLVVDQAKELSNQAIKEQLSDYSDLTAPLDIAPPTRQLMQWKESGGVDRLFSHLCAPVIHPHLQQLYSRDVFRGKTDGVVNEDDHEEMREERHEVETDASTLLSVLHETMDPERIGHNVELTPLHHYGNDNPPEYLWDAVHDGSRLAVSHTELPSEDSMHVHPSGMERETPSTVTRNTQSMVDSQDDFEEKRMTSRAQKLLNALKIQSSNAMFSLKTLCERNSRSQAAATFFCLLVLKKQQALDLHQSEPYADIIATPGPRFYET from the exons ATGATGTTCTATACTCAGCTCTTCACATCCAAGCGCGGGCCTCTGGCCAAAATTTGGTTAGCAGCTCATTGGGAGCGGAAAATCACCAAAACTCATGTGTTTGAATGCAATTTGGAGAGCACCATCAAAGACATAATCTCCCCACAG ATAAAGATCGGCTTACGAACTTCTGGCCACCTACTCCTGGGAATAGTGAGGATATACTTCAGAAAAGCCAAATATCTCCTTGCTGACTGCAATGAtgctgttgtcaaaatcaaagTGGCCTTCAGACCAG GACAGACTGACATGCCTGTTGAGGCACTGGAGGCCACACTTAAAGCAATCACGTTAATGGAGGATTTCACTGACTTCGATTCCCAGCTACCAGACGCAAA TGCCATAGGTGTTGTGGATCATTTTTCACTGAATCAGTGCCGAACAGAGGACATCACCCTCAAAGAGGATTTTGGAAATAGCTTTCTCACATTTGAGGACTTTG GTGATGAGACCCAGTCTCACCAAGGGGGCATGTTAGACGTGAGTTTCCTAAGCCTGGCCCAGCAAGGGGATGCTTTTGGCGATGAGAACACAGGCTTGGACATCCTGGGTGACGTCCTGACAGGGttag ATTTTTTAGAAGCTGAACAACAAAATATGTTGCCGGAGACTGCTCTGATGGATGTTAACCAAGAAG GTCGTCCAGACAGCTCTACTACTTCTGTACCCATGGAGGAGGATCACCCTGTCCTGAATGATACAACTCTGTTGGGCAATGAGGAGGAGGGCTTCGCTCTGGAGCCTGTCACTGTTACGC CAACCTTAGAGCGGAAGaaggggaagaggagaaggagactgGTGGTGGACCAGGCCAAGGAGCTGTCCAACCAGGCCATCAAGGAGCAACTCTCTGACTACTCAGATCTCACTGCTCCACTGGACATCGCACCTCCTACCCGCCAACTCATGCAATGGAAAGAGAGTGGCGGGGTGGACAGGCTTTTTAGTCACCTCTGTGCCCCTGTCATTCATCCACACCTGCAACAG CTCTATTCCAGGGATGTGTTTCGTGGGAAAACAGATGGAGTGGTCAATGAAGACGATCAcgaagagatgagagaggagagacatgagg TGGAAACAGATGCGAGCACCTTGCTTAGTGTCCTGCATGAGACCATGGATCCTGAGAGAATTGGACACAATGTGGAGCTCACTCCTCTGCACCACTATGGGAATGACAACCCACCTGAATACCTCTGGGACGCAGTACAT GATGGGAGTAGGTTGGCAGTCTCTCACACTGAGCTCCCGTCTGAGGATTCCATGCATGTTCATCCTTCTGGAATGGAAAGGGAAACTCCATCGACTGTGACACGGAACACACAG TCTATGGTGGACAGCCAGGATGACTTTGAAGAGAAGAGGATGACCAGCCGAGCACAGAAACTACTAAATGCTCTCAAA ATTCAGAGCAGCAATGCCATGTTCAGCCTGAAGACGCTGTGTGAGAGGAACAGTCGCTCCCAGGCTGCAGCCACTTTCTTCTGCCTTCTGGTGCTGAAGAAACAACAGGCCCTTGACCTGCACCAAAGCGAGCCTTACGCTGACATTATAGCCACTCCTGGACCCAGGTTCTATGAGACGTAG